A portion of the Pectobacterium brasiliense genome contains these proteins:
- the cmoM gene encoding tRNA uridine 5-oxyacetic acid(34) methyltransferase CmoM: MQDRNFNDIAEKFAQNIYGTTKGRLRLAVLWQDLSDLLTQFPARPLRILDAGGGEGQMACRLAALGHQVLLCDVSGEMIQRAKNAAAAQGVTHNMRFVQCAAQDIAQYMDSPADLILFHAVLEWVAQPQQVLKILYDCLSPGGALSLMFYNHHGLLMRNMVVGNFDYVQAGMPKGKRRSLSPDHPLNPQDVYGWLDEMGLTISGKTGVRVFHDYLKNKQQQVEKFDDILEIEQRYCRQEPFVSLGRYIHVMAHKPHLKDAL; the protein is encoded by the coding sequence ATGCAGGATCGCAATTTTAACGATATCGCCGAAAAATTTGCTCAGAATATCTATGGCACGACGAAGGGGAGACTTCGGCTGGCGGTATTGTGGCAGGATCTTAGCGATCTTTTGACCCAGTTCCCGGCGCGGCCTTTGCGCATCCTTGATGCGGGGGGCGGTGAAGGGCAGATGGCCTGTCGTCTGGCGGCTTTAGGACATCAGGTATTGTTGTGCGATGTTTCCGGTGAGATGATTCAGCGCGCCAAGAATGCGGCAGCGGCGCAGGGCGTTACCCATAATATGCGTTTTGTGCAGTGTGCCGCACAGGATATCGCGCAATATATGGATAGCCCCGCCGATCTGATATTGTTCCATGCGGTGCTGGAGTGGGTCGCGCAACCGCAGCAGGTACTCAAAATACTGTACGATTGCCTGTCGCCGGGTGGCGCATTGTCCCTGATGTTCTATAACCATCATGGGCTATTGATGCGTAACATGGTGGTGGGTAACTTTGATTATGTTCAGGCCGGGATGCCTAAGGGTAAACGGCGCTCGCTCTCGCCGGATCACCCGCTGAACCCGCAAGACGTGTACGGCTGGCTTGATGAGATGGGGCTGACCATTAGCGGGAAAACCGGCGTGCGCGTGTTTCATGACTACTTGAAAAATAAACAGCAGCAAGTTGAGAAATTTGACGACATTCTGGAAATTGAACAGCGGTATTGTCGGCAAGAGCCTTTTGTGAGTTTGGGCCGTTATATCCATGTCATGGCGCATAAACCCCATTTGAAGGATGCATTATGA
- the pelN gene encoding pectate lyase PelN, translating to MNAKRYIAKIFLGGMLMGAAAGSSAAVYYMAPNGNDANNGSKNSPWKTIDRAQKTLNPGDRLWIRGGKYVFTKGLNVCATRTDVVNAITLSKSGTEGKRIEYWASSGEVPIFDFSQMQDDCRVKGFNVVADWVSVKGLEITGVPQRNNLNHESWGVWIRGSNNIFEQLNIHHIMGTGLFIQRGGNNLVLNSDSHHNYDPLTSNGAGQSGDGFGAHIPANQPGNIFRGCRAWSNSDDGFDLINAYSPVLIENSWAWSHGYLPGTTQSLAAGNGNGFKIGGYGGVYVANAVKHTVRNSVAFLNKAAGFYANHHPVANDFFNNTGYKNNPNFNIRGIDANGKAIGLGTLRNNVSHGGKDLSFSDGANMRYNSWDLKIAVSDSDFESVSVTGWDAPRQADGSLPVLKSLRLASGSALINKGGDVKLPYKGSAPDLGAFERE from the coding sequence ATGAATGCTAAACGTTATATCGCAAAAATTTTTCTCGGCGGTATGTTAATGGGGGCTGCCGCGGGCAGCAGCGCGGCGGTTTATTACATGGCACCCAACGGCAACGACGCGAATAACGGCAGTAAAAACTCTCCCTGGAAAACAATCGACCGCGCACAGAAAACATTAAATCCTGGCGACCGCCTGTGGATCCGCGGTGGTAAATACGTATTCACCAAGGGGCTGAACGTCTGTGCGACGCGTACTGATGTGGTGAATGCGATCACGCTGAGTAAGAGCGGTACTGAAGGTAAGCGCATTGAGTATTGGGCATCGAGTGGGGAAGTGCCGATTTTTGATTTCAGCCAGATGCAGGATGATTGCCGGGTCAAAGGGTTCAACGTCGTTGCAGACTGGGTTTCCGTAAAAGGACTGGAAATAACCGGTGTCCCACAGCGTAATAACCTTAACCATGAATCCTGGGGCGTATGGATAAGGGGCAGCAATAATATCTTCGAGCAGTTGAATATTCACCATATTATGGGGACGGGGCTGTTCATCCAGCGTGGGGGAAATAACCTGGTATTGAATAGTGACTCTCACCATAATTACGATCCACTGACCTCTAATGGTGCTGGTCAAAGTGGTGATGGTTTTGGTGCGCATATCCCTGCTAACCAACCGGGTAATATTTTCCGCGGTTGCCGGGCGTGGTCAAATTCGGATGATGGCTTCGATTTAATTAATGCTTATTCTCCGGTGCTGATTGAAAATTCCTGGGCCTGGTCGCACGGTTATTTACCGGGGACGACACAGTCACTGGCTGCGGGTAACGGTAACGGTTTTAAAATCGGTGGCTACGGTGGTGTTTATGTGGCGAATGCGGTGAAACATACCGTGCGTAACTCGGTTGCGTTTTTAAATAAAGCAGCGGGTTTTTATGCCAACCACCATCCGGTAGCGAACGATTTCTTTAACAACACTGGCTATAAAAATAACCCGAACTTTAATATCCGCGGCATCGATGCAAACGGAAAAGCGATTGGACTGGGTACGCTGCGCAACAACGTTTCTCACGGTGGTAAAGACCTGTCGTTCTCCGATGGCGCGAACATGCGCTATAACTCGTGGGATCTGAAAATTGCGGTATCAGATTCTGATTTCGAGAGCGTTTCCGTGACCGGATGGGACGCACCGCGTCAGGCTGACGGCAGCTTGCCAGTACTGAAAAGTCTGCGTCTTGCTTCAGGTAGCGCGCTGATCAACAAGGGTGGGGATGTCAAACTGCCTTACAAAGGATCAGCCCCAGACCTGGGGGCCTTTGAACGCGAATAA
- the elyC gene encoding envelope biogenesis factor ElyC codes for MLFTLKKFVGGLIQPLPLLLLLMGVGLLLLWFTQRQRTGKAIILASWLMLILLSLQPVADRLLLPLESHYPTWRQTPQASKAEYIVVLGGGYTYNAEWAPSSNLISNSLPRVTEGVRLYHANPGAKLIFTGGAAQGNPVSSAKTAALVAESLGIPQQDIIILDTPRDTEEEAAATAKIVGERPFLLVTSANHLPRAMRFFQAQGLAPIPAPANQMAITSALNPWEKVFPSAYYLSHSERAWYETLGRLWQALKGTTAAPHDAEQPQAHSSQGESSREATSNS; via the coding sequence ATGCTTTTCACACTCAAAAAGTTCGTCGGTGGCCTTATTCAGCCCCTGCCATTGCTATTGCTTCTTATGGGTGTTGGCCTGTTGCTGCTCTGGTTTACCCAGCGACAGCGCACGGGGAAAGCGATAATACTAGCAAGTTGGCTGATGCTTATTCTGCTCAGTTTGCAGCCTGTTGCCGACCGATTGTTATTACCACTGGAATCACACTACCCAACCTGGCGACAAACGCCGCAGGCGAGCAAAGCCGAGTATATTGTCGTGTTAGGCGGGGGATATACCTATAACGCGGAATGGGCACCCAGCTCTAATCTCATCAGCAACAGCCTCCCGCGCGTCACAGAGGGGGTTCGCCTTTACCATGCCAATCCCGGCGCAAAGTTGATTTTTACCGGTGGAGCCGCACAGGGTAACCCTGTCAGCAGCGCGAAAACCGCGGCGCTGGTTGCAGAAAGTTTGGGCATTCCCCAGCAGGATATTATCATTCTGGATACGCCAAGGGATACGGAAGAGGAAGCGGCGGCAACCGCTAAGATTGTTGGCGAACGCCCTTTCTTGCTGGTGACCTCGGCCAATCATTTGCCTCGCGCCATGCGATTTTTCCAGGCCCAAGGGCTAGCACCGATTCCCGCGCCAGCAAATCAGATGGCGATCACCTCCGCGCTCAACCCGTGGGAAAAAGTGTTCCCGTCCGCTTACTATTTATCGCACAGCGAGCGAGCTTGGTACGAAACGCTCGGTCGTCTCTGGCAGGCACTGAAGGGAACCACGGCAGCACCGCACGACGCGGAACAGCCGCAGGCTCACTCCAGCCAGGGAGAAAGCTCTCGGGAAGCGACATCAAATAGCTGA
- the mukF gene encoding chromosome partition protein MukF, with protein sequence MSDFSQTVPELVAWARKNDFSISLPTERLAFLMAIATLNGERMDGEMSEGELIDAFRHVSQGFDQTNETITLRANNAINDLVRQRLLNRFTSEQAEGNAIYRLTPLGIGITDYYIRQREFSTLRLSMQLSIVAQELNRAADAAEEDGDEFHWHRNVFAPLKYSVAEIFDSIDLSQRVMDEQQQGVKDDIAALLNQDWRAAISSCEQLLTETSSTLRELQDTLEAAGDKLQTSLLSIQDAIMNNPHNLEFVDKLVFDLQNKLDRIVSWGQQTIDLWIGYDRHVHKFIRTAIDMDKNRVFAQRLRQSVQSYFDSPWALTFANADRLLDMRDEELTLRSEEVTGELPPELEYEEFSEMREQLIALVEQALHKYKAQQIPLDLSEVMREYLAQHPRSRHFDVARIVVDQAVRLGVAETDFTGLPALWQAINDYGAKVQAHVIDKY encoded by the coding sequence ATGAGTGATTTTTCCCAGACTGTACCCGAACTGGTCGCCTGGGCACGAAAAAACGATTTCTCCATTTCCCTCCCCACCGAACGCCTGGCGTTTTTGATGGCGATTGCCACGCTTAACGGCGAACGCATGGATGGTGAAATGAGTGAAGGTGAGCTGATTGATGCCTTCCGTCATGTGAGTCAGGGATTTGATCAGACGAACGAAACCATTACCCTTCGCGCCAATAACGCGATTAACGATCTGGTGCGCCAGCGCTTGCTTAACCGCTTTACCAGCGAGCAGGCCGAAGGTAATGCGATTTATCGTCTGACGCCGCTGGGGATTGGCATTACCGATTATTACATCCGGCAGCGTGAGTTCTCGACGCTGCGCCTTTCCATGCAGCTCTCTATCGTGGCGCAAGAGCTCAACCGTGCAGCTGATGCGGCGGAGGAAGACGGTGATGAGTTTCACTGGCACCGCAACGTCTTCGCGCCGCTGAAATACTCCGTTGCAGAAATTTTTGACAGTATCGATCTGTCACAGCGCGTGATGGATGAGCAGCAGCAGGGCGTTAAAGACGATATCGCCGCGCTGTTAAATCAGGACTGGCGAGCAGCGATCAGTAGCTGTGAACAACTGCTGACGGAAACGTCATCGACGCTGCGTGAGTTGCAGGATACGCTGGAAGCCGCAGGCGACAAATTGCAGACGAGCCTGTTGAGCATTCAGGATGCGATTATGAATAATCCGCATAATCTGGAGTTTGTCGACAAGCTGGTGTTTGACCTGCAAAACAAACTCGATCGCATTGTGAGCTGGGGACAGCAGACGATAGATCTGTGGATTGGTTATGACCGCCACGTACATAAGTTTATCCGTACCGCGATTGATATGGATAAAAACCGCGTCTTTGCCCAACGGTTGCGTCAGTCGGTGCAGAGCTATTTCGATAGCCCTTGGGCGCTGACGTTCGCCAACGCGGATCGTCTGCTGGATATGCGTGACGAAGAGCTGACGCTGCGTAGTGAAGAAGTGACCGGTGAACTGCCGCCGGAGCTGGAATACGAAGAGTTTAGTGAAATGCGCGAGCAGCTGATCGCGCTGGTCGAGCAGGCGCTACATAAATATAAAGCGCAACAGATTCCGCTGGATTTGAGTGAAGTGATGCGTGAGTACCTCGCGCAGCATCCTCGCTCGCGGCATTTTGATGTTGCCCGAATCGTGGTCGACCAGGCAGTACGTCTGGGCGTAGCCGAAACAGATTTCACCGGATTGCCTGCATTGTGGCAGGCGATCAATGATTACGGAGCCAAGGTGCAGGCCCATGTCATCGACAAATATTGA
- a CDS encoding YcbJ family phosphotransferase, protein MEQLKSELSTVLGESLSRLERISEQPYADLYALYDKEGNAIPLLAKSYVCQGVAQQEAYKLSMLAREGDVRLPTVYGLVLTQQQPYRELLLIERLRGVSVEAPPRNGQRWTLLMDQIVENVLAWHRIDSHGCVGSVDSTQDNDWFSWYQQRLEVLWSTLLNVNAPQLTQQDRSVLYRSRQCLEMLFDDFEDGCVLVHGNLSLRSMLKDARSDQLLAMINPGMMLWAPREYELFRLCESGMPEQLLYHYLKQAPVSESFVYRRWLYVIWEAVSRYIHTGQLDRQLFDVASRELSPWLE, encoded by the coding sequence ATGGAACAGTTGAAATCAGAACTCAGTACGGTGTTGGGGGAAAGCCTCAGCCGACTTGAGCGCATAAGCGAGCAGCCGTATGCGGATCTGTATGCCTTGTATGATAAAGAAGGCAACGCCATTCCTTTGTTGGCTAAAAGTTATGTTTGTCAGGGCGTGGCGCAGCAGGAAGCCTACAAACTTTCGATGCTGGCGCGTGAGGGCGACGTGCGTTTGCCAACCGTTTACGGACTGGTACTGACGCAACAGCAGCCCTATCGGGAACTGCTGCTGATTGAGCGTTTACGCGGTGTGTCGGTGGAGGCACCTCCAAGAAACGGCCAGCGCTGGACGCTGCTGATGGATCAAATTGTTGAAAACGTATTGGCCTGGCACCGAATTGATAGTCACGGCTGCGTCGGTTCCGTGGACAGCACGCAGGATAATGACTGGTTCAGTTGGTATCAACAGCGTCTGGAAGTCCTGTGGTCCACGTTGCTCAATGTTAATGCGCCACAGCTCACGCAGCAGGATCGGAGCGTGCTGTATCGTTCGCGCCAGTGCTTAGAAATGCTGTTTGACGATTTTGAGGATGGCTGTGTGTTGGTACACGGTAACCTGTCGCTGCGCAGTATGTTGAAGGACGCGCGTAGCGATCAACTATTGGCAATGATCAATCCGGGAATGATGTTATGGGCACCCAGAGAGTATGAACTCTTCCGGCTTTGTGAATCCGGCATGCCGGAGCAGCTGCTTTATCACTATCTGAAACAGGCACCGGTATCTGAATCCTTTGTCTACCGGCGCTGGCTTTATGTCATTTGGGAAGCCGTATCCCGCTATATCCACACGGGACAGCTAGACCGTCAGCTATTTGATGTCGCTTCCCGAGAGCTTTCTCCCTGGCTGGAGTGA
- the kdsB gene encoding 3-deoxy-manno-octulosonate cytidylyltransferase: MTFTVIIPARFASSRLPGKPLADINGKPMVVHVMERAQESGAQRVIVATDHPDVEAAVQQAGGEVCLTRADHNSGTERLAEVIERYGFTDDDIIVNVQGDEPLIPSVIIRQVAENLAASKAGMATLAVPIETSEEAFNPNAVKVVTDAEGYALYFSRATIPWDRERFAQSKEIIGDHFLRHIGIYAYRAGFVRRYVSWAPSQLEQIELLEQLRVLWYGEKIHVAVAKAIPSVGVDTPEDLARVRHVMANQ, translated from the coding sequence ATGACCTTTACTGTGATCATTCCTGCGCGTTTTGCGTCAAGCCGACTGCCGGGTAAACCGCTGGCGGACATCAACGGCAAACCGATGGTCGTCCATGTGATGGAGCGGGCGCAGGAATCGGGGGCGCAGCGCGTTATTGTCGCTACCGATCATCCTGACGTCGAGGCGGCCGTGCAGCAAGCTGGTGGCGAAGTGTGCCTGACCCGCGCCGATCATAATTCTGGTACAGAGCGCCTGGCTGAAGTCATCGAACGCTACGGTTTTACCGATGATGACATCATAGTGAACGTTCAGGGCGATGAACCACTCATTCCTTCGGTTATCATTCGTCAGGTGGCGGAAAACCTCGCTGCCAGTAAAGCCGGAATGGCGACACTGGCGGTACCGATTGAAACCAGCGAAGAAGCTTTCAACCCGAATGCGGTAAAAGTCGTTACCGACGCTGAAGGGTACGCGCTCTATTTTTCCCGTGCGACTATTCCCTGGGACAGAGAGCGTTTTGCTCAGTCTAAGGAGATTATTGGCGATCACTTCCTGCGCCATATCGGTATCTATGCTTACCGTGCGGGCTTTGTGCGTCGTTATGTCAGTTGGGCACCGAGCCAGCTGGAGCAAATCGAATTACTGGAGCAACTGCGCGTGCTATGGTACGGCGAGAAGATTCACGTTGCGGTCGCCAAAGCTATTCCTAGCGTCGGCGTGGATACCCCAGAAGATCTGGCCCGTGTGCGGCACGTCATGGCGAATCAGTAA